The Hevea brasiliensis isolate MT/VB/25A 57/8 chromosome 1, ASM3005281v1, whole genome shotgun sequence genome has a window encoding:
- the LOC131183241 gene encoding uncharacterized protein LOC131183241, with translation MSSYTKFLKEILSKKRKLKDYETVALIEECSAILQNKLSPKLKDPESFSIPCLIGNMIIDKALYDLGASVSLMPLSICKKLDVGELKPIIISLQLVDRSVKYPVGILENIPIKVGKFFIPIDFVVMEMEEDVQIPIILGRPFLATVEAIIDVKNGRLNLKIGDEKVEFNLFITMKHKLELDECLKVDIVDKLVEEEFHKAHPEDPLEACIVHSHTSDNENTKTIAYA, from the coding sequence ATGTCATCCTACACCAAGTTCCTTAAAGAAATtctttcaaagaaaagaaagctgaaAGACTATGAGACTGTTGCTCTTATAGAGGAATGCAGCGCCATACTGCAAAACAAGCTATCACCAAAGCTGAAGGATCCagaaagcttctccataccttgtcttATTGGCAACATGATTATAGACAAAGCACTCTATGACCTAGGTGCAAGTGTAAGTCTGATGCCTCTGTCAATATGTAAGAAGTTGGATGTAGGAGAGCTTAAACCCATAATAATTTCACTGCAATTAGTTGATCGGTCTGTAAAGTACCCTGTGGGCATCCTAGAAAATATCCCTATTAAGGTGGGAAAGTTCTTCATCCCAATTGATTTTGTTGTTATGGAAATGGAGGAAGACGTCCAAATTCCTATTATCCtgggaagacctttcttggcaaccGTCGAAGCTATCATAGATGTTAAGAATGGGCGGTTAAATCTCAAGATAGGAGATGAAAAAGTGGAATTCAACCTCTTCATAACAATGAAGCACAAACTTGAACTTGATGAATGCCTAAAGGTTGATATAGTTGACAAGctagttgaagaggaatttcacAAAGCACACcctgaagatcctcttgaagcatgcataGTGCACAGCCACACATCAGATAATGAGAACACAAAAACTATAGCTTATGCATAA